A segment of the Robbsia sp. KACC 23696 genome:
CGTCGAGGAAGGCGCGCAGGATCCACATCGTCTTGCCGCTGCCACCGCCGCCCGGATTATCGGCGACGTCGGCAAAAACCAGGGGAACGGGACTCTCCCGGGCGAGACGGACCGATTCATCCAGCGAGGTCAGCGTTGCGACAAAGCGGTCGCGCCTGGCCCATGCCGCTTCGGCCAATTCATCGGCCAGGGCATCGACCTTGTGTTTGTCGTCGCCGGTGACGACGACATGCATGCCTTGATACGGTACGTCGCCTTGCGAAAAGCCCGACATCACCGAGACATTCCAGATCGCCGGGCCGATCTCCGCCTGACGTCGTTGTCCCAGATCGATCACCTCGGCATAGGGACCCTGGGCGGTCAGCAAGGTCACGGAAGGACCGATGATCGGCAAACGACGCGAGGCCAATACCGTCTTCTCGCCCGCCAGCAAGCGGCGCAGCAATTGGGCTGATTCGGCGCCGCGTTCGCGCATATCCAGATGGGGATTCGTGCGATAGCCGACAAAGGCGTCGCAGCAACGGACCATATCGTCGGAGACGTTTGCGTGCAGGTCATACGAGCAGACGAGCGGGATGTCCGCGCCCAGTTCCTCGCGCACCATCCGTTGGATCGTGCCTTCCGGGTCGAGATCCACGGTCGTGATACCGGCACCGTGCATCACGCAGTACACGCCGTCGACCTGACCGCGCAACGCGCGCAAACTGCTGCGCCAGATCTCGCAGAGTTCCTGAAAGAAGGCATATTCGACGACGCCATTGGGTTCGGCCATCGCCAGGAAAATGGGGCGAGGCTGCCAGGCTCCGGCACTATCCATATCGCTTACGAAGCCCGGCATTTCGCCCAAGGCCAGCGGCGAATCGCTACGCGCATCGGTGACGATATCGTCGCCCGAGAGCAGGCAGCGGAACTGCGAGCGACCGGCCACCGGCGCGAAATGATTGCATTCGATCGAGAAGCCCAGCAAAGCGATGCGGGGACCGGCGGCGCCGGAAAGGGGATCGGACATCGCTATCTCCAGCGTTGATGTCGTACATCGATGGGGGGCGTTGCCCGCGCGCGGCGTGCGCGCAGGCGGTCGTGCTGCGGGGCTCAGGCTTTGTGCAGATTGAAGAACAGCGGCAT
Coding sequences within it:
- a CDS encoding M81 family metallopeptidase, which gives rise to MSDPLSGAAGPRIALLGFSIECNHFAPVAGRSQFRCLLSGDDIVTDARSDSPLALGEMPGFVSDMDSAGAWQPRPIFLAMAEPNGVVEYAFFQELCEIWRSSLRALRGQVDGVYCVMHGAGITTVDLDPEGTIQRMVREELGADIPLVCSYDLHANVSDDMVRCCDAFVGYRTNPHLDMRERGAESAQLLRRLLAGEKTVLASRRLPIIGPSVTLLTAQGPYAEVIDLGQRRQAEIGPAIWNVSVMSGFSQGDVPYQGMHVVVTGDDKHKVDALADELAEAAWARRDRFVATLTSLDESVRLARESPVPLVFADVADNPGGGGSGKTMWILRAFLDAKLDNVIVGIINDPALAADAHAAGVGATITAHFNRPVEGEAPHAFVEPLVAEATVLALSNGAVTGRRGIFKNTRIRLGKTAALQIAGITVVIISNRTQCADPMFLEHLGLDIGKAQAVVLKSRGHFRGGFDEFFKHEQVIEVDVPGLTSPILTRFDWRHLPRPVVPIDADVTWSLNG